One Cryptosporidium parvum Iowa II chromosome 5, whole genome shotgun sequence DNA segment encodes these proteins:
- a CDS encoding actin-like protein, with translation ISYQKYFNSLRHCFPNCIGKVRRKDKIYTSDQIYSLNEYFSYCPFSEGLLIDVSMENDIWEYIFNKMNISPGDIGLLVTEPFLNPSSLQHSLFEIIFEQFGFNKAIVTNPPAISQFAFNPQLIPNTEQQVINPCYLILDCGYQCCFSVPFFQGSPIYKACRRLDIGGYHLDLALKNFLSLRQVDLSRSSLIVSKIKESCCYISKNFDLDISRSPGNSPDNLVEQIYQLPELKPNSKNSNFYSQECISPDNIELENFNLKMESESSVNCDPSRIIKLYSERITVPELLFSPSNGGYNFTGIADMVSESILSSPKHLQELLANNILLIGGSTKFRNFEARLNKELSSLLPSVSLKLKHYHSTNLRSRGK, from the coding sequence ATTTCTtaccaaaaatattttaattctctTAGGCATTGCTTCCCAAATTGTATCGGAAAAGTTCGAagaaaagataaaatttATACATCTGATCAAATTTACAGCTtgaatgaatatttttcttattgtCCATTTTCTGAAGGCTTACTAATTGATGTTTCAATGGAAAATGATATTTgggaatatatttttaataaaatgaatatttctCCAGGGGATATTGGTTTATTAGTCACTGAACCATTTCTAAACCCATCCTCACTTCAGCATTCTCTTTTCGAAATAATCTTTGAGCAATTTGGTTTTAATAAGGCAATAGTTACAAATCCTCCTGCAATATCACAGTTTGCATTCAATCCACAGCTAATTCCCAATACTGAGCAGCAAGTAATTAATCCTTGCTATTTGATTTTAGACTGTGGCTATCAGTGTTGTTTTAGTGTCCCATTTTTTCAAGGCTCACCAATTTATAAAGCTTGTAGAAGATTGGATATTGGCGGATATCACTTGGATCTTgcattaaaaaattttctttcacTCAGACAAGTTGATTTATCTAGAAGCTCTTTAATTGtctcaaaaattaaagaaagttGCTGCtatatttctaaaaatttTGATCTTGATATTAGCAGGTCGCCAGGAAATAGTCCTGATAATTTGGTGGAGCAGATATATCAACTCCCTGAATTAAAACCAAACAGTAAGAATTCAAACTTCTACTCTCAGGAGTGTATATCTCCAGATAATATTGAACTTGAgaatttcaatttaaaaatggaaTCCGAATCTAGCGTGAATTGCGACCCTAGCAGAATCATTAAACTTTATTCTGAAAGGATTACTGTTCCGGAACTTTTATTTAGTCCTTCAAACGGAGGTTATAACTTTACAGGAATTGCCGACATGGTATCAGAGTCAATCTTATCATCCCCAAAGCATCTCCAAGAGCTTCTAGCGAATAATATATTGTTAATAGGAGGCTCTACtaaattcagaaatttcGAAGCGAGATTAAATAAGGAGCTTTCCTCTCTACTACCTTCGGTAAGTTTAAAACTTAAACACTATCATTCAACTAACTTAAGAAGTCGTggaaaataa
- a CDS encoding conserved protein with possible signal peptide and ER retention motif; possible ER protein, with protein sequence MLTYFFSLFLIVFLGSFTFCEQLGHNNTSIFASSQTEADAIQIFEKLTRNIIADDLNTSISRGWWILSRKLIIKTHEQGIDLSPVVRSVELSIRRELNELTRLLNKKHSEIATLSPAFQWAQSSDQVYLNIKFTYRWNAPGALKIENETVSIRDNIFFFSAMGSHSHEKKKYVLKLELFDNIDSDLSEWSFGSVGKLSCTLVKKEPNTIWPRLLKDQKLKIPNMHVWWEMKEKHENLTANSSISNGTKTSNVLNNTDSFENDVISTAREEL encoded by the coding sequence atgcTAACTTACTTTTTCTCTTTGTTTCTAATTGTATTCCTAGGTAGCTTTACTTTCTGTGAACAGCTAGGGCATAATAACACATCTATCTTTGCTAGTTCTCAAACTGAAGCAGATGCAATACagatatttgaaaaattaacaagaaatataattgcagatgatttaaatacttCAATTTCGAGAGGTTGGTGGATACTCTCAaggaaattaattattaaaacgCATGAGCAGGGTATTGATTTAAGTCCAGTTGTTCGTTCTGTGGAACTCTCAATTAGAAGAGAGTTAAATGAACTAACTAGattattaaacaaaaaacaCAGTGAGATTGCAACATTATCCCCTGCATTTCAATGGGCACAATCATCTGATCAAGTATATCTGAACATAAAGTTTACTTACAGATGGAATGCTCCGGGTGCAttgaaaatagaaaatgaaactGTCTCAATTCgtgataatatattttttttttctgcaATGGGATCGCATTCACacgaaaaaaaaaaatatgttcTTAAACTCGAGCTATTcgataatattgattcaGATTTATCTGAATGGTCATTTGGATCTGTTGGAAAGCTATCCTGCACTCTAGTTAAGAAGGAGCCTAATACTATTTGGCCAAGATTATTGAAGGACCAAAAACtaaaaattccaaatatgCACGTTTGGTGGGAAATGAAGGAAAAACATGAAAATTTGACAGCAAATTCAAGCATATCTAATGGAACAAAGACATCAAACGTTCTTAATAATACCGACAGCTTCGAAAATGATGTAATCTCAACAGCTAGAGAAGaactttaa
- a CDS encoding SPAC25G10.01-like RRM domain containing protein, with product MPEAKKRGRKPIFRKMEEDNSEPQTCQAEEGNSQTQHELEQAEPIQEATNAESDEKNQVAPQIERSNDPSCTLYVCRLSLKTKEDDLRRLFEDYGEVTDCHLVTNPLSGESRCFGFVTMGNEEEAARAKDALDGKEYQDASLKVETARRAKPYDPTPGEYKGPQYRSIKYNSRTGYSRSSHRGNSFRHSTRSRYDYPPPSHSRGDQYNRHNDDYYNRYYDSRYPRPDDYHSSRYHSPPRYSRADPYDSRYSRR from the coding sequence ATGCCAGAGGCAAAAAAACGGGGAAGAAAACCAATTTTTCGAAAAATGGAGGAGGATAATTCTGAGCCACAAACATGCCAAGCTGAAGAAGGCAATAGCCAAACCCAACATGAATTGGAACAGGCTGAACCAATTCAAGAAGCTACAAATGCGGAGTCAGATGAGAAGAACCAAGTAGCCCCTCAGATTGAACGAAGTAATGATCCTTCATGTACACTCTATGTTTGCAGGCTTTCtttaaaaacaaaagaagATGACTTACGCCGGCTATTTGAGGATTATGGTGAAGTAACTGATTGTCATTTAGTTACTAATCCATTATCTGGCGAAAGCAGGTGTTTTGGGTTCGTAACTATGGGTAATGAGGAGGAAGCAGCGCGTGCAAAAGATGCACTGGATGGGAAAGAATATCAAGATGCAAGTTTGAAGGTTGAGACAGCAAGACGTGCTAAGCCATATGATCCCACTCCAGGAGAATATAAAGGGCCCCAATATCgatcaattaaatataattcaagAACTGGGTATTCTCGTTCTTCACATCGTGGCAATTCATTTAGACATTCTACTAGGAGTAGATATGACTATCCACCGCCATCTCATTCGAGGGGTGATCAATACAACAGACACAATGATGACTATTACAACAGATACTATGATAGCAGATACCCTAGACCGGATGATTATCACTCCTCTAGGTACCACTCACCGCCACGTTATTCTAGAGCAGATCCGTACGACTCAAGATATAGCAGACgataa
- a CDS encoding hypothetical protein (similar to NC_001141 protein required for filamentous growth, cell polarity, and cellular elongation), whose translation MQEIDYKLVNGTHSLLTTYFLVSTVAVIFSSVVRFANLITTHGKLRKKNLSSENIGSTSTDKVIYLILGLSVNKGWFRYFYLVGVFTTLICVYLGYPNCHRLLFFLIHVIRRLYEEVFISYHNTNYSKMSIFVFLFGISYYIIMPITLLATQDFYGKFVVLQYISFAAFSLVQYKSHVKLSNIRRANSEEYGIPYGGMFKFVSCPHYFSEIGIYISLFFDAIFNSNNLHIAAALLYIISCMYLNAIRAHKWYINYYKESYLSLNRKAIIPYIV comes from the coding sequence ATGCAAGAAATTGATTACAAGTTGGTGAATGGAACTCATAGTCTCTTGACAACTTACTTTCTCGTCTCGACTGTTGCTGTAATTTTTTCCAGCGTGGTCCGGTTTGCTAATTTGATCACGACTCACGGTAAACTTCGCAAGAAGAATTTATCCTCAGAGAATATTGGAAGTACCTCAACTGATAAggtaatttatttaatattgggGTTGAGCGTGAATAAAGGGTGGTTTCGTTATTTCTATCTAGTTGGGGTATTCACAACATTAATTTGCGTATATTTAGGCTATCCAAATTGCCACAgattacttttttttttaatacatGTGATTAGAAGGCTATATGAAGaagtatttatttcatatCATAACACAAATTATAGTAAAATGAgtatttttgtatttttatttggtATATCATACTATATTATAATGCCTATAACATTATTGGCTACCCAAGATTTCTATGGGAAATTTGTAGTTTTGCAATATATATCTTTCGCAGCATTTTCTTTAGTTCAATATAAAAGTCATGTTAAACTTTCAAACATTAGGAGAGCAAATTCCGAGGAGTATGGTATTCCTTATGGTGGTATGTTTAAATTTGTTAGTTGCCCACACTATTTCAGCGAGATtggaatatatatatcattattttttgatgctatttttaattcaaataatttgcATATTGCGGCCGCtctattatatattattagttGTATGTATTTAAATGCAATACGAGCACATAAATGGTATATTAACTATTACAAGGAGTCATACCTATCTCTAAATCGCAAAGCAATTATTCCATATATTGTTTAA